A genomic region of Sander lucioperca isolate FBNREF2018 chromosome 6, SLUC_FBN_1.2, whole genome shotgun sequence contains the following coding sequences:
- the st7l gene encoding suppressor of tumorigenicity 7 protein-like isoform X1, giving the protein MEDTAGSNPQSLGFTEKLKSWLSWSWTYVCFIWFGMVLIMIYVLWSPLKLQETLTSASVFLNTLTPKFYVALTGTSSLISGLILIFEWWYFRKYGTSFIEQVSVSHLRPLLGGVESSSTTGLFASVNGEAEPRPSVSECKVWRNPLNLFRGAEYNRYTWVTGKEPLTYYDMNLSAQDHQTFFTGDIPQLRPEDAVMQKAWRERNPQARIRAAYQAIEMNHECAAAYVLLAEEEATTITEAERLFKKALSIAGKDINLLVYIKRRLAMCARKLGRIKEAVKMMRDLMKEFPLLGMLNIHENLLEALLELQAYADVQAVLAKYDGNARLSYYVCAIKSFLKMYDICDMTSISSAIVDISLPKSATICYTSALLKARAVSDKFSPEAASRRGLSTAEMNAVEAIHRAVEFNPHVPKYLLEMKSLILPPEHILKRGDSEAVAYAFFHLQHWKRAEGALNLLHCTWEGTFRIIPYPLEKGHLFYPYPGCTETADRELLPSFHEVSVYPKKELPFFILFTAGLCSFTAMLAMLTHQFPELMGVFAKAFFSTLFAPLGFFADKMESFMPSSFWHQLTRI; this is encoded by the exons ATGGAGGACACCGCTGGTAGTAATCCCCAATCTCTCGGATTTACAGAGAAATTAAAGTCTTGGCTCTCTTGGTCATGGACCTATGTGTGCTTCATTTGGTTCGGCATGGTGCTGATCATGATATACGTCCTGTGGAGCCCGCTGAAACTGCAGGAAACTCTAACCTCAG CCTCAGTGTTTTTGAATACACTGACCCCCAAATTCTATGTGGCTCTCACTGGAACCTCCTCTCTCATCTCTGGACTCATCCTT ATATTTGAGTGGTGGTATTTTCGTAAATATGGGACCTCATTTATTGAACAAGTGTCAGTAAGCCACCTGCGTCCTCTTCTGGGTGGAGTGGAGAGCAGCTCCACGACTGGTCTATTCGCATCAGTTAATGGAGAGGCAGAGCCTAGGCCCAGTGTTTCAG AGTGTAAGGTCTGGAGGAATCCTTTGAATCTGTTCAGAGGAGCAGAATACAACAG GTACACCTGGGTAACAGGGAAGGAACCCTtaacatactatgatatgaacCTGTCTGCTCAAGACCATCAGACTTTCTTCACAGGAGACATTCCACAGTTAAGACCAGAAGATGCTG TGATGCAGAAagcctggagagagagaaatcctCAGGCCAGGATCAGAGCAGCTTACCAGGCCATAGAAATGAACCATGA ATGTGCTGCAGCCTATGTGCTCTTAGCAGAGGAAGAAGCCACAACCATCACAGAAGCTGAACGCCTGTTCAAAAAAGCACTAAGTATCG CTGGAAAAGATATCAACTTACTGGTGTACATTAAACGCAGACTGGCAATGTGTGCACGCAAGCTGGGACGGATTAAAGAAGCAGTGAAAATGATGAGAGAC TTAATGAAGGAGTTTCCACTTTTGGGAATGTTAAATATACATGAAAACCTCTTGGAGGCACTTCTAGAGCTTCAGGCATATGCTGATGTCCAAGCAGTCCTTGCCAAATATGATGGTAACGCACGTTTATCATACTATGTTTGTGCCATTAAATCATTCTTGAAAATGTATGACATATGTGACATGACCTCAATTTCCTCTGCCATTGTAGACATCAGCTTGCCGAAATCCGCCACTATATGCTACACATCTGCACTGTTAAAAGCACGGGCTGTATCAGATAA GTTCTCTCCAGAGGCAGCGTCACGGAGAGGGCTAAGCACAGCAGAGATGAATGCTGTGGAGGCCATACACAGAGCTGTTGAGTTCAATCCACATGTGCCAAAG TACTTATTAGAGATGAAGAGCCTGATCCTCCCTCCAGAGCACATCTTGAAGAGGGGTGACAGCGAGGCAGTGGCATATGCTTTCTTCCACCTGCAGCACTGGAAGAGGGCAGAGGGAGCCTTAAACCTACTACATTGCACCTGGGAGGGCA CCTTTAGGATAATTCCCTACCCACTGGAGAAGGGTCACCTGTTTTACCCCTACCCAGGATGCACAGAAACAGCAGATAGGGAACTGCTGCCCT CTTTCCACGAGGTGTCTGTGTACCCAAAGAAAGAGCTTCCCTTCTTCATCCTCTTCACAGCAGGCCTTTGCTCCTTCACTGCCATGCTGGCCATGCTCACACATCAGTTCCCTGAGCTCATGGGTGTTTTTGCCAAAGCA
- the st7l gene encoding suppressor of tumorigenicity 7 protein-like isoform X2 — MEDTAGSNPQSLGFTEKLKSWLSWSWTYVCFIWFGMVLIMIYVLWSPLKLQETLTSASVFLNTLTPKFYVALTGTSSLISGLILIFEWWYFRKYGTSFIEQVSVSHLRPLLGGVESSSTTGLFASVNGEAEPRPSVSECKVWRNPLNLFRGAEYNRYTWVTGKEPLTYYDMNLSAQDHQTFFTGDIPQLRPEDAVMQKAWRERNPQARIRAAYQAIEMNHECAAAYVLLAEEEATTITEAERLFKKALSIAGKDINLLVYIKRRLAMCARKLGRIKEAVKMMRDLMKEFPLLGMLNIHENLLEALLELQAYADVQAVLAKYDDISLPKSATICYTSALLKARAVSDKFSPEAASRRGLSTAEMNAVEAIHRAVEFNPHVPKYLLEMKSLILPPEHILKRGDSEAVAYAFFHLQHWKRAEGALNLLHCTWEGTFRIIPYPLEKGHLFYPYPGCTETADRELLPSFHEVSVYPKKELPFFILFTAGLCSFTAMLAMLTHQFPELMGVFAKAFFSTLFAPLGFFADKMESFMPSSFWHQLTRI, encoded by the exons ATGGAGGACACCGCTGGTAGTAATCCCCAATCTCTCGGATTTACAGAGAAATTAAAGTCTTGGCTCTCTTGGTCATGGACCTATGTGTGCTTCATTTGGTTCGGCATGGTGCTGATCATGATATACGTCCTGTGGAGCCCGCTGAAACTGCAGGAAACTCTAACCTCAG CCTCAGTGTTTTTGAATACACTGACCCCCAAATTCTATGTGGCTCTCACTGGAACCTCCTCTCTCATCTCTGGACTCATCCTT ATATTTGAGTGGTGGTATTTTCGTAAATATGGGACCTCATTTATTGAACAAGTGTCAGTAAGCCACCTGCGTCCTCTTCTGGGTGGAGTGGAGAGCAGCTCCACGACTGGTCTATTCGCATCAGTTAATGGAGAGGCAGAGCCTAGGCCCAGTGTTTCAG AGTGTAAGGTCTGGAGGAATCCTTTGAATCTGTTCAGAGGAGCAGAATACAACAG GTACACCTGGGTAACAGGGAAGGAACCCTtaacatactatgatatgaacCTGTCTGCTCAAGACCATCAGACTTTCTTCACAGGAGACATTCCACAGTTAAGACCAGAAGATGCTG TGATGCAGAAagcctggagagagagaaatcctCAGGCCAGGATCAGAGCAGCTTACCAGGCCATAGAAATGAACCATGA ATGTGCTGCAGCCTATGTGCTCTTAGCAGAGGAAGAAGCCACAACCATCACAGAAGCTGAACGCCTGTTCAAAAAAGCACTAAGTATCG CTGGAAAAGATATCAACTTACTGGTGTACATTAAACGCAGACTGGCAATGTGTGCACGCAAGCTGGGACGGATTAAAGAAGCAGTGAAAATGATGAGAGAC TTAATGAAGGAGTTTCCACTTTTGGGAATGTTAAATATACATGAAAACCTCTTGGAGGCACTTCTAGAGCTTCAGGCATATGCTGATGTCCAAGCAGTCCTTGCCAAATATGATG ACATCAGCTTGCCGAAATCCGCCACTATATGCTACACATCTGCACTGTTAAAAGCACGGGCTGTATCAGATAA GTTCTCTCCAGAGGCAGCGTCACGGAGAGGGCTAAGCACAGCAGAGATGAATGCTGTGGAGGCCATACACAGAGCTGTTGAGTTCAATCCACATGTGCCAAAG TACTTATTAGAGATGAAGAGCCTGATCCTCCCTCCAGAGCACATCTTGAAGAGGGGTGACAGCGAGGCAGTGGCATATGCTTTCTTCCACCTGCAGCACTGGAAGAGGGCAGAGGGAGCCTTAAACCTACTACATTGCACCTGGGAGGGCA CCTTTAGGATAATTCCCTACCCACTGGAGAAGGGTCACCTGTTTTACCCCTACCCAGGATGCACAGAAACAGCAGATAGGGAACTGCTGCCCT CTTTCCACGAGGTGTCTGTGTACCCAAAGAAAGAGCTTCCCTTCTTCATCCTCTTCACAGCAGGCCTTTGCTCCTTCACTGCCATGCTGGCCATGCTCACACATCAGTTCCCTGAGCTCATGGGTGTTTTTGCCAAAGCA